TTCGCGGACAGGGTTGTTGCCCCGAAAGGAAAAGGAGACGTTGGAAACGCCGCCGGAGACTTTGGCGCGCGGCAGCGTCTTCTTGATGACACGCGTGGCCTCGAAGAAATCGACGGCGTAGTTGTTGTGCTCCTCGATGCCGGTGGCGACGGTGAGGATGTTGGGGTCGAAAATGATGTCCTCGGGCGGAAAATCGGCGCGCGTGGTGAGGAGTTCGTAGGCGCGGGTGCAGATGCGGACTTTTTCGTCGCGGGTGGCGGCCTGGCCGTTTTCATCGAAGGCCATGACGACGGCGGCGGCCCCGTAGCGGCGCAGGAGGCGGGCGCGGCGGAGAAACTCGGCCTCGCCGTCCTTGAGCGAGATGGAGTTCACGATGCCCTTGCCTTGGAGGCATTGGAGTCCGGCTTCGAGGACGCTCCATTTCGAGGAGTCGAGCATCACGGGGACGCGGGTGATGTCGGGCTCGGCGGCGATGAGGTTGAGGAACTTGACCATCGTGGCCTCGCCGTCGATGAGGGCTTCGTCCACGTTGATGTCGATGATGTTGGCGCCGTTTTCGACTTGCTGGCGGGCGATCTCGATGGCGGCGGGCCAGTCGCCGGCCTTGACGGCCTTGGCGAACTTGGGCGAGCCGGTGATGTTGGTGCGTTCGCCGATGAGGAGAAAGGCGCTGGCGGCGGAAACCGCCGGGGAGTCGTCAGTGGAGGAGGTGTGGTTGGTATCGGTCACGGGTGGTCAGGCGCGTGGCGTTTTTAATCGCGAATGAACGCGAATCGGCGCGAATAACGGCAAGGGATTCGCAGCGTGTTTTTATTCGTGTCTGTTCACATTCATTCGCGGTTGGTTTGTTTTCAGGGGAGCGTGAGCGGTTCGAGGCCGCTGAGGCGGAGTTCGGCGTGCGGAGACGGGACCGCCCGCGGAGGAAGTCCGCGAACGGCTTCGGCGATGGCCTTGATGTGCGCGGGCGTGGAGCCGCAGCAGCCGCCGACCAGGTTGACGAGGCCGGCTTCGGCAAACTGACGGAGGACGCGCGCCATGTCGGCCGGCGTTTCATCGTAGCCGCCGAAGGCATTGGGCAGCCCCGCGTTCGGGTAGCAGGTGACGGGGCATTCGGCGATGCGGGCAAGCTCCTCGATGAACGGACGCATGGCCGCGCCACCGAGGGCGCAATTGATGCCCACGCTGAAGGGGCGGACGTGCCGCACGCTGTTGTAAAAGGCCTCGGGTGTCTGTCCGGAAAGCGTGCGTCCTGATGCGTCGGTGATGGTGACGCTGATCATCACGGGCAGGCGCGGTGGAGGAGGCGCGCCGGTCGCGGGATCGGGTTCGCTGAACACCGTTTCGATGGCGAAGAGCGCGGCCTTGGCGTTGAGGGTGTCGAAAATGGTCTCGACCAGCAGCGCATCCACGCCGGGCGCGCCGCCGGTGTCGGGAGCGGGCGCGACGAGCGCGCGGATTTGCTGCGCATAGGCGGCGACGACTTGCGCCCAGGTGACGGCGCGGTAGTCGGGGCGGTTGACGTCGGGCGACATCGAAAGCGTGCGGTTGAGCGGGCCGATGGCGCCGGCCACGAAACAGCGGCGTCCGGGCGTGGCGGCTTCGGCCGCGCGGGCGGCGCGGCGGGCGACGGCGGCGGCCGCGGCATTGAGCTCGGGCACAAGCGACTCCAGATGATAATCGGCCTGCGAAATGGCGGTGGAGTTAAAGGTGTTGGTCTCCACGATGTCGGCCCCGGCCTCGAAATACGCGGCGTGGATGCCTTCGATGACATCGGGCCGCGTGATGCCGAGGAGGTCGTTGTTGCCTTGAAGGTCGTGCGGGTGGGCGGCGAAACGCCCTCCCTCCCCGCCGCGGAAATCCGCCTCCGCGAGTTTGTAGGTCTGCACCATCGAGCCCATCGCGCCGTCGAGGATGGCGATGCGCCGCGCGAAAAGTTCGCGAAGCGCGGCAAAGGACGGCGATTCGGCGGATGGCGGGAAAGAAATGGCGGCGGACATGGGCGAAGTTGCGTGTGGTGCGGACTGCGAAAAATGAGAATCCAAAGCGAAA
This genomic stretch from Termitidicoccus mucosus harbors:
- a CDS encoding homocysteine S-methyltransferase family protein; this encodes MSAAISFPPSAESPSFAALRELFARRIAILDGAMGSMVQTYKLAEADFRGGEGGRFAAHPHDLQGNNDLLGITRPDVIEGIHAAYFEAGADIVETNTFNSTAISQADYHLESLVPELNAAAAAVARRAARAAEAATPGRRCFVAGAIGPLNRTLSMSPDVNRPDYRAVTWAQVVAAYAQQIRALVAPAPDTGGAPGVDALLVETIFDTLNAKAALFAIETVFSEPDPATGAPPPPRLPVMISVTITDASGRTLSGQTPEAFYNSVRHVRPFSVGINCALGGAAMRPFIEELARIAECPVTCYPNAGLPNAFGGYDETPADMARVLRQFAEAGLVNLVGGCCGSTPAHIKAIAEAVRGLPPRAVPSPHAELRLSGLEPLTLP